The proteins below are encoded in one region of Ostrea edulis chromosome 3, xbOstEdul1.1, whole genome shotgun sequence:
- the LOC130053481 gene encoding uncharacterized protein LOC130053481 — translation MPIDRIAGLQLGLLLMAVPLQYIVSRYMSTNESQRSYAIRNLFNNAAGFKERYLSWKSWQQWCMSFIFCEERESYAGQDDLNGESPAIEVLKYKDPEGYFGGNVVIHGKERLKN, via the exons ATGCCTATAGACCGAATAGCAGGTTTACAGCTGGGACTACTGTTGATGGCAGTTCCATTGCAGTACATAGTCTCTAGATATATGTCTACTAATGAATCTCAACGCAGCTATGCAATCAGAAA TTTATTCAACAATGCTGCTGGTTTTAAAGAGAGATATTTATCCTGGAAGTCCTGGCAGCAGTGGTGTATGAGTTTCATATTCTGTGAAGAACGGGAGAGCTACGCTGGACAAGATGATCTCAATGGGGAATCCCCTGCCATAGAAGTTCTGAAATATAAAGACCCAGAGGGATACTTTGGAGGTAACGTGGTTATTCATGGGAAGGAGAGATTAaagaattaa
- the LOC125673790 gene encoding uncharacterized protein LOC125673790 translates to MDQIPRVSETLYVCVCREIGTPTEVTFRRDIWDTGEMIRKPSQLYKGDRRMLSGSYREGFRFKSSDRDYMVWFPDHKVICGMSQSTFYHPPRHTLIYMETSDTPPGFARLQLLTPSNRQIVMSSLLERNNTEYISSSLLRMSFHQLMNGLNPADEGEKLHGPCHNYTYGSIETDVALCFHSRHWPLPAFPWVDRCLIRVWPSCSVLKSIIDEGFHFVPIGNRQTHENSDLEWRISFSQAEQRLVYSMNHCQFLCYGIMKIILKEVIFDDLLCSYFMKTILFWRIQESSSTPWLPSTLLQHVWFCFKSLLQCVYTGYLPNFFIPENNMFAGKVVGAQQIFLYQKLETFYNIGVAFLLRSPTLREILIPAVSDPYFVMQTGESYLKSEIDIDIAFFIESSSGRGIVFVSDFLSNMMHLNVINQLFSTCQNTAYHGSLVNVLVSSSMSLKAQCLYVSQKKRHSNERSIIHMLGLVLKLGCVSDGLYLALYLYDTGRYQTALAVTYTVKQRLSQPHIMYNTVNIQRYSEAVGGQSMLTKFRKAWARNVKYYSKLTFIEELRLEQEVSQMNGMTALYLSPFVTVHMLSVLCHYRLGNRSQYLQALTDLHILLLYDDGRYVDLEGRDMSWQILGICQHVVGDLHGALQSYQESLRQKPDNKIQIATETRINLVESQLRMNSTRTVT, encoded by the coding sequence ATGGACCAGATTCCCCGTGTATCAGAAAccctgtatgtgtgtgtgtgtcgtgAGATAGGGACACCGACAGAAGTGACCTTCAGAAGGGATATATGGGACACGGGGGAAATGATACGGAAACCTTCACAGTTATATAAAGGAGATAGAAGGATGCTGAGTGGTAGTTATAGGGAAGGATTTAGGTTTAAATCATCTGACAGGGATTACATGGTATGGTTCCCTGATCATAAGGTGATATGTGGGATGTCTCAGTCAACGTTTTATCACCCACCCAGACATACACTTATCTATATGGAGACCTCCGATACTCCCCCGGGATTTGCCAGATTACAACTACTCACGCCATCAAATCGCCAAATTGTCATGTCCTCACTACTTGAGAGAAACAATACTGAATACATTTCAAGTTCATTACTCCGGATGAGTTTCCATCAGTTAATGAATGGATTGAATCCAGCCGATGAAGGTGAGAAACTGCACGGTCCATGTCACAACTACACTTATGGATCTATAGAGACTGATGTCGCCCTGTGTTTCCATTCCCGTCATTGGCCCTTACCAGCCTTTCCCTGGGTTGATAGATGTTTGATTCGCGTATGGCCATCGTGTAGTGTACTGAAATCAATTATCGATGAAGgatttcattttgttcctatCGGAAACAGACAGACACATGAAAACTCAGACTTGGAGTGGAGAATTTCTTTTTCACAAGCAGAGCAAAGGCTAGTGTACTCTATGAACCATTGCCAGTTTCTCTGTTAcggaattatgaaaataattctgAAGGAAGTGATTTTTGATGATTTACTATGTtcatattttatgaaaacaatATTATTTTGGAGAATTCAAGAGAGCTCTTCAACTCCATGGTTACCATCAACATTGCTCCAACATGTGTGGTTTTGTTTCAAATCTTTGTTGCAGTGTGTATATACCGGTTACCTTCCAAATTTCTTTATTCCAGAGAACAACATGTTTGCAGGAAAAGTTGTCGGGGCGCAACAAATATTCCTGTATCAAAAATTAGAAACATTTTACAACATTGGCGTTGCCTTCCTGTTACGTAGTCCCACTCTTAGAGAGATTCTGATCCCGGCCGTCTCCGATCCATACTTTGTAATGCAGACAGGGGAAAGTTACCTCAAGTCAGAAATAGATATTGAtattgctttttttattgaaagcaGTAGTGGTAGAGGTATAGTCTTTGTATCGGATTTCCTTTCAAACATGatgcatttaaatgttataaatcaGTTATTCTCAACCTGTCAAAATACTGCATACCATGGTAGTTTGGTAAATGTACTTGTATCATCTTCCATGTCACTAAAAGCACAATGTTTGTATGTGTCTCAGAAAAAGAGACACAGCAATGAGAGGTCAATAATTCACATGTTGGGTCTAGTTTTAAAGTTAGGTTGTGTATCTGATGGTTTATATTTAGCGTTATACTTGTACGATACCGGTAGATATCAAACAGCGCTAGCTGTCACATATACAGTGAAGCAGAGACTCTCACAGCCTCATATCATGTATAATACTGTAAACATACAGAGATACAGTGAGGCGGTAGGTGGTCAGTCTATGTTAACTAAGTTTAGGAAGGCTTGGGCAAGAAATGTTAAGTACTACAGTAAGTTAACCTTTATTGAAGAATTAAGGTTGGAACAAGAAGTCAGTCAAATGAACGGAATGACAGCTTTATATTTATCTCCCTTTGTGACCGTGCACATGTTATCTGTCCTATGTCACTACAGACTAGGTAACAGGTCACAATATCTACAGGCACTGACAGACCTACACATCCTACTGCTCTATGATGATGGGAGATATGTAGATTTAGAAGGTAGAGACATGTCCTGGCAGATACTGGGGATCTGTCAACATGTTGTGGGGGACTTACACGGGGCGTTACAGTCTTATCAAGAGTCACTTCGACAGAAACCAGATAACAAAATACAGATAGCTACGGAAACTAGAATTAATTTGGTCGAATCACAATTAAGAATGAACAGTACTCGTACAGTGACGTAG